In Alphaproteobacteria bacterium, a single window of DNA contains:
- the ppa gene encoding inorganic diphosphatase codes for MDINKIPVGNAPEEVNVIIEISAGSAPVKYEFDKDSGALFVDRFLTAAMFYPANYGFIPHTLSEDGDPADVLVISQTPIIPGAVVAARPIGVLLMEDESGLDEKIIAVPKDKLHPFTKEVQSLDDLPEITLKQISHFFERYKDLEEGKWVKVQGYADKKRAFEIINDSVKKAA; via the coding sequence ATGGATATAAATAAAATACCAGTTGGTAATGCACCAGAAGAAGTTAATGTTATTATAGAAATTTCAGCAGGTAGTGCACCTGTTAAATATGAATTTGATAAAGATAGTGGTGCTTTATTTGTAGACAGGTTCCTAACCGCAGCAATGTTTTATCCTGCCAATTACGGTTTTATTCCTCATACCTTGTCTGAAGATGGAGATCCAGCTGATGTTTTAGTTATATCACAAACTCCAATAATACCAGGCGCTGTAGTTGCAGCAAGACCAATAGGAGTTTTATTAATGGAAGATGAAAGTGGCTTGGATGAAAAAATAATCGCAGTACCTAAAGATAAACTACATCCTTTTACAAAAGAGGTTCAATCTTTAGATGATTTACCTGAAATAACCTTAAAACAAATTTCTCACTTTTTTGAAAGATATAAAGATCTAGAAGAAGGCAAGTGGGTTAAAGTTCAAGGATATGCAGATAAAAAGCGTGCTTTTGAAATTATTAATGATTCGGTAAAGAAAGCTGCCTAG
- a CDS encoding succinate dehydrogenase assembly factor 2 produces MPSKNSINQAIYQSWHRGCKETDILLGDYAKAKIHDFSEEKFNLYKELIAENDWDLYGWVIGKQETPEKFIDLIEEIKEFSFRKYKN; encoded by the coding sequence CTGCCTAGTAAAAATTCAATTAACCAAGCTATTTATCAAAGCTGGCACAGAGGTTGCAAAGAAACCGATATTTTGCTTGGCGACTATGCTAAAGCAAAAATACATGATTTTAGTGAAGAGAAATTCAATCTTTATAAAGAGCTAATTGCTGAAAATGATTGGGACCTATATGGTTGGGTCATTGGTAAGCAAGAAACTCCAGAAAAATTTATAGATTTAATTGAAGAGATTAAAGAGTTTTCCTTCCGGAAATATAAAAATTAA